GCTGGTAAAACAGAGGGAAGCATGGATGCAGGAAATCTATTGAAGCCAATGCTAGCTCGTGGAGAATTGCACTTGATCGGGGCAACCACATTAGACGAGTACCGCCAATATATGGAAAAAGACAAAGCATTAGAACGACGTTTCCAAAAAGTATTGGTAAAAGAACCAACGGTAGAAGATACGATCAGTATTTTACGTGGATTAAAAGAACGTTTTGAGATCCATCACAGTGTGAATATTCATGATAATGCCTTAGTCGCAGCTGCTACTTTATCAGACCGTTATATCACGGACCGCTTTTTACCAGATAAAGCAATCGATTTAGTCGACGAAGCAAGTGCAACGATTCGTGTGGAAATGAATTCGATGCCGACTGAACTAGATCAGGTCACTCGTCGTTTGATGCAGTTAGAAATTGAAGAAGCTGCATTGAAAAAAGAATCCGATGATGCAAGTAAGAAACGCCTAAGTGCTCTACAGGAAGAACTCGCTGATTTGCGTGAAGAAGCAAATGCCATGAAAATGCAGTGGGAAACAGAAAAAGAAGAGGTCAATGCGGTCAGCAACAAGCGTGCTGAAATCGATAAAGCCAAACATGAATTAGAAGATGCTGAAAACAATTATGATCTTGAACGTGCTGCAGTGCTGCGCCATGGAACGATTCCACAGTTAGAAGAAGAATTAAAAAATTTAGAAGCAAAAAATGCAAAAGATAACGTCAAAATGGTTCAAGAAGCAGTGACAGAAAACGAAATTGCTTTGGTTGTTGGCCGTTTGACAGGCATCCCTGTAACGAAGTTAGTTGAGGGTGAACGAGAAAAATTAATGAAATTGAACGAAACACTGCATAAACGTGTTATTGGACAAGATGAAGCAGTTGATGCAGTCAGTGATGCGGTGATCCGTTCAAGAGCAGGCTTGCAAGATCCAAATCGGCCATTAGGTTCCTTCTTATTTTTAGGACCAACCGGCGTAGGGAAAACAGAACTTGCTAAAGCCTTAGCAGAAGATTTATTTGATTCCGAAGATCATATGGTGCGGATCGATATGAGTGAGTATATGGAAAAACATAGCGTGTCTCGTTTAGTTGGAGCACCTCCAGGTTATGTTGGTTATGAAGAAGGCGGGCAATTAACCGAAGCCGTTCGCCGTAATCCATACACGATCGTTTTATTAGATGAGATCGAAAAAGCTCATCCTGACGTATTCAACATTTTGCTTCAAGTCTTAGATGATGGGCGTTTGACAGATTCTAAAGGCCGTGTTGTTGATTTTAAAAATACAGTCTTGATCATGACCAGCAATATTGGTTCTCAATTACTTCTTGAAGGTGTTACACCCGAAGGAACGATTCCTGAAGAGGTAGAAGAACAGGTGATGACGATTTTACGTGGAAACTTTAAACCTGAATTCTTAAATAGAATCGATGATACGATTTTATTCACTCCTCTAAGTTTGGATAATGTCAAAGGAATCATTGAAAAAATGACAGAACAGCTTTCTAAACGATTGGAGCATCAAGAAATTGAATTGGTCATTTCTGATGAAGCGAAAACCTGGATCGCTGAAAGTGGTTATGATCCGGCATATGGTGCTCGTCCTTTGAAACGATTCATTACAAAGGAACTGGAAACGCCACTAGCCAAAGAAATCGTTTCTGGCAGAGTATTACCAAAAACAAAAGTAACGATCAGTCTATTGAACAATCAATTAGTCTTTGAAAATGAAGTATTTGAAGAGTAAGTCTAATGATTTGAAGTTGTAAAAAGAATGTTTGCACAGTGACCATTTTAACTAATATGTTTGTTAATCAAATTTAGAATGCGGGAGAAAGGAACATACTACTTTTTCCTGCATTTTTTATAGCTAAAATAAAGCTTTTAAACCTTTGAATACAAAATGATTGCGAAAAATCATTTTTACTATAAAATAATTAAGAGTAGAGGAGTGGAGTGAGCGTTTTGGAAAAAATGAAAGAGCGTGTCGTTATGCTTGGCGATGCAATCATAGCAATTATTATTACGATCATGGTCTTGGACTTGCCAATCAAATTAAATCAAGCGGGTAATATTGAATTTGAGCTATTATTTCCTTCTGTGGGCATCTATTTTATTAGTTTCTGTTTCGTTGGGAATTTTTGGTATCAAACGGCACAAGTTTTTAATCTTGTTAATAAAATCAAAAATAAAGATTTTGTGGTCTATATGATTTTGATGTTCTTTCTTTCTCTTGTACCAGCGTTTACTAGATTGTTGATTGAAGATACAAATAGAGAGATTGTCCTCATGTATGGACTGTTGACTTTTATCGTTACTATCTTTTTACAAATCTTACTTAACTCGTTGGAGCAACAGATCAATGAGGAAAAGAAAGTGAAAGATGGAGTTCAACGCAAAATCAGATTTAAACATCGAGGAACTTTTGTTTTTAGAATTTTTCTTTTAGTGTTAGCTTATTTTTATCCTAAACTAGGACTTGTTGTATATCTTGGTTTACCAATTTTTGGCTTTTTACAAAATATCATCACACATGAGGAAGATATTTATGTCGATCAAATGAATGACGAACAAAGGCAGTATTATTTTCAGTCACAAAATCAGCCTTGGGACAACGGCTTTCAAAAATATGCCGCTTTAATACGTTCGTCTATGAATAATGCCCAAGGTGCGCAAAAAGATCCTGAATGGTGGCGACAATTCAACCATCAGTGGCAGTCAGAAGTCGATCGTAAAATTGCGACAATCGATAAAGAACTTGCTAAAACAGAGGATCCGTCACAAAGGCAGTATTTAAATCAGAAAAAAGAAAAACTAGAAAATCAAAGAAAACAAATTGACGATTATGCAAAAATGATCTCAGACAAACACCAAAGACCACGAGAGTCAAAAGAGGGATGATATGGAAAAAAAGAGCAGACGATTGGAAGAGCAGCTATGTTTTTCCTTACAAACAGTAAATAAGCAATTTAATCGAATGTATGCAAAAGCACTCAAACCATTTCATTTGACCTATTCGCAGTATTTAGTTTTACTTGTTTTATGGGAGCATTCTGATCAACGGATCACTGACCTAGGAGAAAAACTGGCACTAGATACAGGAACGTTGACACCGATGCTGAAAAGAATGGAAGCAAGCGGATATATTCATCGTAATCGTTTAGCTAAAGATGAACGGATCGTGATTATTTCTCTTTCTGAAAAGGCAGTCGAATTGGAACAGGAAATTTACGAAAAAGTAGAAAGCTGTTTGACACAGCTAGACTTTAAAGAAAATGATTATTTTTCTTTGATCAAACAAATCAATGATCTAAGTGGACAAATTGCCCAGATCGATCATAGAATATGACTAAAAAAGGGACTGGGGCTTTTGTGCGCCAGTCCCTTTTAACAAATACAGGGTGAAAACAGAAGGAATTCTATTGAAAATAGAGTGAATTTTTTGAAGCAAAGTAATGTACTTTCTCAAAAATATTGTGTACAATATAATTGTATGATAGGTAAATAAAAATTTCATAAATTGGAGGAAAAGAGTATGAAAAAAATTTATTCAACAACAATCATCAATACTGGTGGAAGAGAAGGTGAAGTATATTCGCCTGACAAATCATTCAGCTACGAAGTAACTTCACCCGGTCCCCATAAAGAAAATAAAACCAATCCTGAGCAACTATTTGCTGCTGCGTACAGCTCTTGTTTCAATAGCGCTTTAGAACTTGTGATGGGACAAAAGAATATCCATTCTAAAAGTACTGTGAAAGCAACAGTTTCTTTATTCAGTGATGAGGAAACGGGCTTCCAAGTTGGTGTTGTTTTATCTGTCAAAATTGATGACGTGGATCATGCGACAGCTGTTGAATTAGTCAATACAGCACATCAAGTCTGCCCATATTCAAAAGCAACAAAAGGAAATATTTCTGTAGAGTTAGAAGTGGAATAAGTAATTTGAACATTAAATGAAAAGAACGAAAGAGTGAGCATATTCTCGTCACTCTTTCGTTCTTTTTTCTATAGATTTAATAGTAGTAATGCAGCAGCGGCAGCACCGTCATCTTCTCCGTTGTATGAGCCGATCGTGTCACTTGATAGGAATCCTGTTTTTTTATAGATCTTTCCATTCCCGTATGAACCAACTGTTTCGCTAGAAAATGTACCAGTTTTTCGGTAGATTTTTCCATTCCCATACGAGCCGATGGTATCACTAGTCATGAAACCAGTTTTTCGATAAATCTTTCCATTACTGAATGAACCAATTTTTTCACTAGATAATACCCCTGTCTTTTTATAAATACTACCAGAGTCATAAGACCCCACTTTTTCACTCGAAAGCATTCCTGTTTTCTTGTAAATCGATGCCATGATACTATCTCCCTTTTTTTACTGTGAAGCCATTATTTTGCTTTTCTAAACGCATACGCTTTAAAATAATCAGGATCATTGCGTTTGATAAAACTATAAAAAGTTAAGAGCAGTGCACCAACTGTATTTGTCAGTAAGTCGCCCATCGTATCCATCAAAGCTGCACGCCCGACATATGGTTGTCCAGCCTCAGTCATGTACCGCTGTAAGTTCATATTTCCAATCGAATCGCACAAAAACTCCCAAAATTCCCAAAAAACACCACACAAACCAGCAAAAGCAAAGCCCATTATAATAAAGAGCCAGGGACTGATTTTGGAAAAGTCAGCCTCTCTCAAGCAATAACCGATGATTGCATAGCCAACAGCTACCAGTAAGATGGGACTGACTGCATGCAGAATTTTATCCCAAAAGGGTACAATGATGATCAATCGTAACCCTGTACCGAGAAACACAGCGATCCAAAGAAAAAACCAATAGTAAAGTCGAACCATTTTTGGAAAAATCAAACCAGTGAATTTTGTAAAAATGAAAGGAACAAAAATAACTGCGATTCCTGCAATCATTTCAACAGTTAATAATAGGTATTGTTCTTTAGGCTGAACGATAAAACTTTTGACGATATTCACTAATAAAGTAATAAAGCCAAAAGCGAGTAAAAAATAGAACGCCCGTTTCTCTTGTTGATCTTCAAATTCTATTTTCATAAAAAAAACCTCCTGATTTATACGATGCTCTATTTTTTTAGATGTTCTTCGATCAAAGATAAAAATGTCTGTTCGTCTGTTGCTACCGTTCCATTTAATTTTAATAAACCAACGGTATAGAGATTCAAGTAGTGAAATTGATTTTCAGCGGTGTCATTTAGAGCATCTAATTTTTTTTGATTATCTGCCCCTTGTTGACGTGTATCTGTATATAATCCAACCATCGGAATATTTTTGGCATAGGCTACACCAATTTCAGAAGCGACCCCAGGATCGATGACAGCACCATCTAAAACAGCAACCAGCAAGTCGCTTTCAAGGACTCGTTCGGTATCAGCGAGAGCGATCATTTTGCTGTCAGCATAAGCCGTCTTATCGTTGATTGCACCATTTTCTTGTGGCAGATAGACCTTGATTTTATCATCTAGCGCACGAATATTCTTGACTAAATAGTCATTATAAAGTAAGTCTGCTTTCGCAAACATAGGGCCGGCAAAATAAATTTTCATCTTATAAGTTCCTCCAATAATTGTTTATAGCTACTCGTTAAAAAAGTACTCAAAAATAATCGCTAAAATAGGCTTCCTGATCGGGAATGATTCGTTCTAATGAATGCAAGGTTTCCTTATCAGTGATCAGACGTTCGATTCTGTGAAGATAGGTTGGTCTTCGATAATTCATCAAAAGACAAGTCAGCGTTTGAATATCGACCGTTACAGGCTGTCCTAAAGGTTCATCGGAAATAGTGACTTGATCTTCTTCATCCCACATCAAACTGAAAATACCATTGTTCCATTCAGCCACTGGATCACTGACCACGAAGTGAAACGGCTTGGCAGTACTTGAATACGGATAAGCTTGAAGCATTTCTTTGACATCAACGATTCGCGCCATGTAGTAAGGTTCGATCGTCTCTTTGATTTGACTATCCTCTAGTAAAAAAGCAAGTGGTTCATTTTTATAAATATCGCCAGTCGCCCAATAGATCATTGAAAAATGAGCGGAGATAAAGTTCCATAAGCCGTTTCGGGCTTCCTGATTGATATAAAACATTTCTTTGATGTGAAACACTTCTTCAGCAACCCAATAAAATAAGACGCCTAAAGGCTCCTGATTCGCACCATAATATACAGCGGCCGTTCGTTCTTCTTCATTCTCAAAGCGCCAGTATTCTTCCCAATTGAACTCACTTCGAATCAACGCACCATGATTCTGACGGGCAAATTTTGCATAAACTGAAAAAACATCCTCATGATCTACATTGACCCGCTCTACCATTCCAGGAACATTTACTTGTTTAGGCAATTGTGTATCGCGAATCTTGAATGATAGTTTGTCAGACATGATTTCCCAGCCTTTTCTGCGATAGTAGGGAATATTATATGGATAAAGGTAGGAGATCCATTGTTTATCCTGACGCATATTTTTGAGGGCTAAATGAATCAGATCCTGCATCAATCCATGATTGGCATATTCAGGATAGGTACCGACTCCAGTGACACCGCCCATTTTGAACAAGGTACCATGGATGTTGACTTCACAGGGATAAATAGCGATTTGAGAAATCAATTTATCTTCGTGAAACCAGCCAAAAACTTTTGATTGTTCCAAAATTGGCTGTTTGGATTTAATCAATTCCTTTTTACTTTCATAACCACTTTCTTCTAAATCTGCTTCTGTAAATTGGAAAACATAGCTCAATAACTCATTGAACTGATCCACGTATTTTTCATCAACAACTTTTAACTCTAAATTTTCTCTGAACTCTTTTTGGTCCATTTTTCCATCTCCAATTAATTTTCTATCCTCAGTATATCAAAAAAAATGGAATATACAGAGTATTTGCTTATTAAAAAAGAATTAAGAGCCAATCAATTGCCTTAAAAGTATGATAGTCTTTGATGAGAGGAGATGGTTTGATGAAAAAGAAGCTTTATTTATTACGGCATGGTGAAACAGAGTTTAATAAAAAAGGGATCTATCAGGGAATTTTAGATTCTCCTTTGACGGAGGCTGGTATACAGCAAGTTCAGGCCAATGCTTTTTTACTTAAACGAAAGTTGGCAGCTGTTCAAGACCAGCAGATTCTTTTTCTATCAAGCCCATTGGGTAGAGCTGTTCAAAGTTCAAAGCTGATACAGCAAATATTGGACCGCAAAGAAGTAAATATAGTAACCGATGAACGTTTAAAAGAAGTCGATGTTGGTGAGTGGAATGGTAAAAATAGAGATCAAATACAAGCACAACAGCCAAAAATTGAGTCAGATACATTTAATTGGTACTTTAAAGCACCAAATGGCGAAAGTCTCTCTGATGTAATGACCCGTTGTAATGAATGGATAGCTGATCTAGAAAAAGTTGAGGAAGAACATGTGATCATCATGGCCCATGGACTTCTTGGAAGAGTATTGCGAGGCTGTTTCTCAAAGCTGAAAGAAGAAGAGTTCTTAAGTTTAGAAGTGCCGCAAAGAGGCTTTTTTTTATTGGAAAACCAACAATCTACATATGTGACAGACCATTTTGAAGAATGGGAATAGATTGTTTATGGTATAAGTCATTTTGATTCATGGGAAAGTTCTTTAATTCTAAGCAAAACCTTGCTATAATGGTAAGTGCTGATTGAAAATGATCGGAGCTAAGAGTCATTGCTAAAAGCGTTGAAAAAGCAAAACTAATTTAGCTGTTTATTAAAGAAATGAGGACAATAAATGAATATAAATGAAATGAAACAAAGACAAGAAAAAATTCGTAATTTTTCCATTATTGCCCATATTGACCACGGGAAGTCGACACTTGCCGACCGTATTTTAGAAAAAACAAATACGGTTACATCAAGAGAGATGCAGGATCAATTGTTGGATTCTATGGATCTTGAAAGAGAACGGGGAATCACGATCAAGCTGAATGCAGTCGAGCTTACTTATACTGCAAAAGACGGCGAAACATACATCTTTCACTTAATTGACACTCCGGGACATGTGGATTTTACGTATGAAGTATCTCGTAGTCTTGCTGCCTGTGAAGGTGCGGTTTTGGTTGTTGATGCAGCCCAAGGAATCGAAGCTCAAACATTAGCGAATGTTTATTTAGCCTTGGACAATGACTTAGAGATTTTACCTGTGATCAATAAAATCGATTTGCCGGCGGCGGACCCTGAACGTGTGCGTACGGAGATCGAAGATGTGATCGGAATTGACGCTAGTGAAGCTGTTTTAGCTAGTGCTAAAGCAGGGATCGGTATTGAAGATATTTTAGAGCAGGTCGTGGAGTATGTACCTGCACCAGCTGGCGATTTAGACGCACCGTTGAAAGCGTTGATTTTCGACTCTGTTTATGACAGTTATCGTGGCGTTGTATTGAACGTTAGAGTCATGGACGGTGTAGTTAAACCAGGGGATAAGATTCAAATGATGAATAATGGCAAAACATTTGACGTAACCGAAGTCGGCGTCTTTTCCCCAAAAGCGGTTGCTCGTGACTTCTTGATGGTAGGGGATGTTGGTTACATCACTGCCAGCATCAAAACAGTCCAAGATACTCAAGTAGGGGATACTGTTACATTAGCAGAGAATCCAGCACAAGAAGCATTGCCAGGATATCGTAAAATGAATCCAATGGTTTATTGTGGTTTATATCCAATTGATAATTCTAGATATAATGATTTAAGAGAAGCCTTGGAGAAACTTCAATTGAACGATGCTGCATTACAATTCGAACCGGAAACATCTCAAGCCTTAGGGTTTGGTTTCCGTTGCGGATTTTTAGGACTGCTGCATATGGACGTCATTCAAGAGCGCTTGGAACGTGAATTTAATTTAGATCTTATCACGACAGCACCTTCTGTTATTTATCATGTCAATAAAACGGATGGCTCACAAGTCGTTGTGGATAATCCAGCTGATTTCCCTGAACCCGTAACGATCGATTCTGTAGAAGAACCTTTTGTTAAAGCGCAGATCATGGTACCGAATGAGTATGTTGGTGCGGTAATGGAATTGTCTCAACGTAAACGGGGAGAATTCGTAACCATGGATTACTTAGATGATTATCGTGTAAATGTAGTGTATGAATTACCTTTATCGGAAATTGTTTTTGATTTCTTTGATAAATTAAAATCAAGCACCAAAGGCTATGCGTCACTAGATTATGAAATGTCTGGCTATAGAACGAGCCGTCTTGTGAAAATGGATATCTTATTAAACAGCGAAAAAGTCGATGCGTTAAGCTTTATCGTGCATAGAGACTTTGCTTACGAACGGGGCAAAGCCATTGTAGAAAAATTAAGAAAACTGATTCCAAGACAGCAATTTGAAGTGCCGATCCAAGCAGCGATCGGGCAAAAAATCGTGGCTAGATCAGATATCAAAGCATTGCGTAAAAATGTCTTAGCGAAATGTTATGGCGGAGATGTTTCTCGTAAACGTAAATTATTAGAGAAACAAAAAGAAGGGAAGAAACGAATGAAACAAATCGGTTCAGTGGAAGTACCTCAGGAAGCCTTCATGGCAGTTCTGAAAATGGACGAGGACGAACCGAAGAAGTAGCAATCAACAGATGGATCACCTAAATAGGTGATCTTTTTTTTACAAATCTATAGACATCGTATATCTGCGGATGTATAATATCTGTAAATGTAGGATGATCATGTTGCTGAACCTTTAGGGATGGCCAAAAAAACATGGAATCCATTCTTTTGAGCTTAAATCATAAAAAATAGGAGGAACTAATCATGTCATTCAAAGAAGAAATCGACCAACTAAAAGAAACATTTCAACAAACTAAAAAACAAGGAAAAGCTTTAGGTGAAAAATATGCTGAGGAAGGGAAAGGAATTGGCGAAGAATATAAAAACAAAGGAAAAGAAGTAGGAAAACAATTTAAAGACCTTTCTAGTGGTATCAAAGATCGATTTAAATAGAAAACAGCGGCTGTTTTATTAAAGCCGCTGTTTTTTATGCTAGATCGTGTAGTAAACGCAAAAATTCTTTTGAAGCATTTGAAAAAACGTGTCCCTTTTTCCAGACAATATTGATAGTCGCTGTTAATGGGGGAGAGCAGGGGATGAAGGTTAAATCAGTAGTTGCTGTGTTGATGATGCCATCAATACAAAGTGCGCCAACTGTCCCTTCTTTAACCAATAATGAGGCATTATAAAGCAAGTTATACGTTCCGATAATGTTAAAATGCTCAATATTTTCTCCTAACCATTCAGCTAATTGATTATCGACAAAAGACTGATTGGAAATCAGTAACGGAATTTCATGTAGGTCTCTTGGTAAAATGCTCTTTTTATCCGCCAATTCATGACGAGTATTGACTAAAATTCCCCAATGATCAGATAATGGCAAACGAAGATATTCGTATTTTTGCTTTTCTACAGGATCGATAACAAGCGCAAAATCAAGAATTCCCGTATCGATTTTTTCTAATACATCATCTGCATTTCCACTGTAAAGTTCGATATGAATATCAGGATGTTTTTGCTGTAGTTCATTGACCAACATAGCAATATAGGAAAAAGCCTGTGTTTCTCCACCACCAATCGTGATTTTACCGCTGATCACATCATGACTACTCAAATTCGTTGTTGTAGTAGTCACCAATGAAAGTATCTCTTTTCCTCTATTGGCTAAATAAATGCCTTCTTCAGTTAGGGTGATCGACCGACTGCCTCGAGTAAATAGTATTACCCCTAGTTCCTCTTCCAGCTCCTTTAATTGTTTAGACAAGGCTGGTTGTGAGAGATGAAGAACTTTGGCAGCTTTGCTGATCGTTTTTTCTCTTGCAACAGTTAAAAAGTAATTCAATACTCGTAATTCCATTAAATCCTCCTATAATTAAAAGTTATGTTTATCTATCCTATATAAGTATTTGTTAATCATAACATGGTCTTATAAAATTAGGCTACTAGTTAAGTAGAAAGTGGGAACAAAGGGTGGAAAGAGTTGGTTTAGAAAAACGATTGCTTGGTAAAGAAGTTTTGCCCGCGTCAGCTTTGTTTAAAGAAATTCATAAGATCAAAGAGAATAATGAACGATTAGTAATGGAGCTAAATACACAGTATCGTAAAAATAGCGAAGTGCTGAGCTATTTAGAAAAGATAACTGGTCGTCCAATTGAAGCATCTGTGATAGTCTCTCAGCCTTTTTATACCGATTTTGGTAGACATATCATTTTTGGTAAAGATATTTTTATTAATAAGAATGTCACTTTTGTGGATCTTGGAGGAATCACAATAGAAGATAATGTGTTAATAGGGCCGGACAGCCGTATCCTTACGGTCAATCATTTAATCGATCCGAAAAAGAGACGAGGAGTCACGGTAGCACCTGTTGTAATCAAAAAAAATGCTTGGATCGGTGCAAATGTCTCAATCATGCCAGGAATTACGATAGGAGAAAATGCAATCGTTGCAGCAGATTCTACTGTCACCAAAGATGTCCCGAAGAATGCAATTGTTGTAGGAAGCCCAGCAAAAATAGCCCGTATGATTGATGAAAATGATGAATAAGATCAGTGTTAAGTGTATATTTTTGCTTTCATCATTACTCCTATTCGATTGCAAAAAAATACCAAGTAAAAACGATTAATCAAGGAAGGGGACGTAAGAACGTAAGCGTTGTACTTACAAGTTAAAAATATTTTTTCCGCTAAAACACTTGACTTAGAGTGCACTTTAAGAGGTAGACTAATTTTAGTAATAAAAAGTGCATCTTATTAAGTAGGAGGAATCATGATGGAATATGTAAAATTTGGTAATACTGGTATGGAGGTTTCACGTCTTTGCTTGGGAGCGATGGGATTTGGTGATCCGGCAAGTGGTTTTCATGAGTGGGTGTTAGAAGAAGCTGAAAGTAAAGTTGTTATCAAGAAGGCACTTGATCTAGGAATTAATTTTTTTGATACTGCGAATGTTTATTCTTATGGAGCAAGTGAAGAGATTCTAGGTAAAGCATTGAACGAATATGCCAATCGTGATGAAATCGTCGTTGCAACAAAACTATTTACGACAATGAAAAAGAATGTCCCGAATAGTGGTGGGCTTTCAAGAAAAGAAATTTTCCATCAGATCGATCAAAGTTTAAAGCGCTTAAATATGGATTATGTTGACTTGTATATCATCCATCGATGGGATTATAACACACCGATCGAAGAAACAATGGAAGCACTGCATGACGTTGTCAAGTCAGGAAAAGTACGTTACATTGGCGCATCAGCAATGTTTGCCTGGCAGTTTGCCAAAGCACAAGCAGTTGCTGAAAAAAATGGCTGGACTAAATTTGTTTCGATGCAAAATCATTTGAATCTTCTTTATCGAGAAGAAGAGCGAGAAATGCTGCCATTATGTCAAGATCAAAAAATAGCTGTGACGCCTTATAGTCCGTTAGCTTCCGGACGCTTGACTCGTGATTGGAGTGCTCAAACCAAACGCTTTGAAACAGATAAAATGGCACGGTCAAAATATGACACAACAGCAGACCAAGACCAGGTCATTGTTGAACGGGTAAAAGAAGTCGCAGAAAAATATAATGTTGAACGAGTTCAGGTTGCATTGGCTTGGCTGCTTCAAAAAGAACAAGTGGTTGCTCCAATCATTGGAGCAACAAAAGAAAGTCATTTAACGAATGCACTTCCAGCCTTAGATTTGAGTTTAACACAAGAAGATATTCGATTTTTAGAAGAGCCGTATGTTCCCCATGCAATCGTTGGACATCAATAGGAGGAGTTGCAAATGGCAAAATTTGAAGAAGTTAAAGATGGCATACTTTTTCCAGCAGGAGAAAAAAATAAGGCCTATGCAGACTACTTTGTTGGTCAAAGTTATTTAAAGACATTAGTGTCGGATCCAGCAGTGACTGTTGGGGTAGGAAATGTAACTTTTGAGCCTGGCTGCCGCAACAACTGGCACATCCATCATGACGGTTATCAGATTCTTTTAGTGACTGGTGGTGAAGGCTGGTATCAGGAAGAAGGAAAAGAAGCACAATTTTTAACGGCTGGTGATGTGATCGTGACACACGATGGAGTAAAACATTGGCATGGTGCAGCAAAAGACAGTTGGTTTGAGCACCTTGCGATCACAGCTGGAACGCCGGAATGGTTGGAGCCGGTCACAGATGAGCTGTATCAGACCTTAAGTAAATAAAAAAGAGGAGCGTGAAAGAGATGAAAAAGCAGACAGCAGGACGTGATCAACTAGGCGCATTTGCCCCAAAGTTTGCTGAGCTGAATGATGATATATTGTTCGGTGAAGTTTGGTCAAGAGAGGAACAATTATCCGCTCGTGACCGTAGCTTGATCACTTGTTCAAGCTTGTTAACGCAAGGAGCGCCTCAATTAGAAGCACATATGAAAATCGCTAAGCAAAACGGTGTAACGAAAGAAGAGATGGTCGAATTGATCACTCATTTAGCTTTTTATACTGGTTGGCCAAAAGCTTGGTCAGCATTTGCTTTAGCAAAAGAAATTTTTGCAGAGAAATAAGTAATAGAGCACTATTCAAGTAACTGATCTAAATATGGAATGTAAGATAAAAGGTGGTCATCGCTTTTGTCTTGCATTCCTTTTT
This sequence is a window from Enterococcus wangshanyuanii. Protein-coding genes within it:
- a CDS encoding LysR family transcriptional regulator, which encodes MELRVLNYFLTVAREKTISKAAKVLHLSQPALSKQLKELEEELGVILFTRGSRSITLTEEGIYLANRGKEILSLVTTTTTNLSSHDVISGKITIGGGETQAFSYIAMLVNELQQKHPDIHIELYSGNADDVLEKIDTGILDFALVIDPVEKQKYEYLRLPLSDHWGILVNTRHELADKKSILPRDLHEIPLLISNQSFVDNQLAEWLGENIEHFNIIGTYNLLYNASLLVKEGTVGALCIDGIINTATTDLTFIPCSPPLTATINIVWKKGHVFSNASKEFLRLLHDLA
- a CDS encoding carboxymuconolactone decarboxylase family protein encodes the protein MKKQTAGRDQLGAFAPKFAELNDDILFGEVWSREEQLSARDRSLITCSSLLTQGAPQLEAHMKIAKQNGVTKEEMVELITHLAFYTGWPKAWSAFALAKEIFAEK
- a CDS encoding histidine phosphatase family protein, coding for MKKKLYLLRHGETEFNKKGIYQGILDSPLTEAGIQQVQANAFLLKRKLAAVQDQQILFLSSPLGRAVQSSKLIQQILDRKEVNIVTDERLKEVDVGEWNGKNRDQIQAQQPKIESDTFNWYFKAPNGESLSDVMTRCNEWIADLEKVEEEHVIIMAHGLLGRVLRGCFSKLKEEEFLSLEVPQRGFFLLENQQSTYVTDHFEEWE
- the lepA gene encoding translation elongation factor 4, which encodes MNINEMKQRQEKIRNFSIIAHIDHGKSTLADRILEKTNTVTSREMQDQLLDSMDLERERGITIKLNAVELTYTAKDGETYIFHLIDTPGHVDFTYEVSRSLAACEGAVLVVDAAQGIEAQTLANVYLALDNDLEILPVINKIDLPAADPERVRTEIEDVIGIDASEAVLASAKAGIGIEDILEQVVEYVPAPAGDLDAPLKALIFDSVYDSYRGVVLNVRVMDGVVKPGDKIQMMNNGKTFDVTEVGVFSPKAVARDFLMVGDVGYITASIKTVQDTQVGDTVTLAENPAQEALPGYRKMNPMVYCGLYPIDNSRYNDLREALEKLQLNDAALQFEPETSQALGFGFRCGFLGLLHMDVIQERLEREFNLDLITTAPSVIYHVNKTDGSQVVVDNPADFPEPVTIDSVEEPFVKAQIMVPNEYVGAVMELSQRKRGEFVTMDYLDDYRVNVVYELPLSEIVFDFFDKLKSSTKGYASLDYEMSGYRTSRLVKMDILLNSEKVDALSFIVHRDFAYERGKAIVEKLRKLIPRQQFEVPIQAAIGQKIVARSDIKALRKNVLAKCYGGDVSRKRKLLEKQKEGKKRMKQIGSVEVPQEAFMAVLKMDEDEPKK
- a CDS encoding cupin domain-containing protein, with product MAKFEEVKDGILFPAGEKNKAYADYFVGQSYLKTLVSDPAVTVGVGNVTFEPGCRNNWHIHHDGYQILLVTGGEGWYQEEGKEAQFLTAGDVIVTHDGVKHWHGAAKDSWFEHLAITAGTPEWLEPVTDELYQTLSK
- a CDS encoding aldo/keto reductase yields the protein MEYVKFGNTGMEVSRLCLGAMGFGDPASGFHEWVLEEAESKVVIKKALDLGINFFDTANVYSYGASEEILGKALNEYANRDEIVVATKLFTTMKKNVPNSGGLSRKEIFHQIDQSLKRLNMDYVDLYIIHRWDYNTPIEETMEALHDVVKSGKVRYIGASAMFAWQFAKAQAVAEKNGWTKFVSMQNHLNLLYREEEREMLPLCQDQKIAVTPYSPLASGRLTRDWSAQTKRFETDKMARSKYDTTADQDQVIVERVKEVAEKYNVERVQVALAWLLQKEQVVAPIIGATKESHLTNALPALDLSLTQEDIRFLEEPYVPHAIVGHQ
- a CDS encoding DapH/DapD/GlmU-related protein, whose protein sequence is MERVGLEKRLLGKEVLPASALFKEIHKIKENNERLVMELNTQYRKNSEVLSYLEKITGRPIEASVIVSQPFYTDFGRHIIFGKDIFINKNVTFVDLGGITIEDNVLIGPDSRILTVNHLIDPKKRRGVTVAPVVIKKNAWIGANVSIMPGITIGENAIVAADSTVTKDVPKNAIVVGSPAKIARMIDENDE